The bacterium region TGGAGGAAAAGATATGAATGCTCAATATCTGTTGGATAGGATTACCGCCAATCCTGATGTGATGGTTGGCAAACCGACTATTAGAGGTTTACGAATTACAGTTGACCAGATATTAAAAGCCTTAGCTGGTGGAATCACAACTCAGGAATTGCTTGAAGACTATCCTGAGTTGGAGTCTGAGGATATTCAGGCAGTTTTACTTCACGCATCTGAATTGGTTAGCGAGGAGCAAGTTTTTAAACTTGCAATAGGTACTTGAAGGTGAAGCAAAAGAGCTTAAAATTTTTAGTTGATGTTGGAGTTAGTATAAAAGTTGAGAGTTGGCTTATAAATCATGGATATGATACAAAAAGTGTTAGAGACATAAATCCTCAAATGCTTGATGAAGAAATACTAAAGATGGCAGTTTCAGGAAAGCGAATGGTTATTACTATGGATAAAGATTTTGGAGAGTTAGTGTATAATTCCGGATTACCACATGCAGGTGTTTTATTGTTAAGGCTTGAAGAAGCTGCGTCTGAGGAAAAGGTTAAAGTTATAGAAAATATTTTAGAAAAACACTCTAATAATCTTTTGAATAAGTTTTGTGTTTTTAAAGATGGGAAATTGAGAATTAGAAAATAAGAGGGAAAACTGCGCGAACCATTAAAACAAGGAGGGGAAACAATGGCAAAGAAAAAAGCAGAAGCAAAGCTCTATTCATTAAGGATAGGCAAGAAAGAAGACAATGTATTTAAGGGTAAAGGAGCAAGACAGGCTGCTTTAAAGGCTGCTTCCAGGGGATTGAAAGACAGCGATGGTCTGATCAAGCTCAGAGAACATGGGCAGAAGAAAGACGGCAAATGGAGACTGCATATATTTAAAGGTTCAGTACAGAAAGTTGCTAAACCTGCTAATGCACCTGATTGGATGCCTGATAAAATTAACAAACCCATGGTAAAGAAACTTCGTGTTGAGAAGTTAGATAAGATATAATAACGCCGCGAAGTAATAGTTCGCCAAAAGTACTCAGGACTACGAATCAGGAAGCTCCTTGCGTAAGCTAGGAGTAATTCACTCCCTTGAATCG contains the following coding sequences:
- a CDS encoding non-histone chromosomal MC1 family protein — translated: MAKKKAEAKLYSLRIGKKEDNVFKGKGARQAALKAASRGLKDSDGLIKLREHGQKKDGKWRLHIFKGSVQKVAKPANAPDWMPDKINKPMVKKLRVEKLDKI
- a CDS encoding DUF433 domain-containing protein, which translates into the protein MNAQYLLDRITANPDVMVGKPTIRGLRITVDQILKALAGGITTQELLEDYPELESEDIQAVLLHASELVSEEQVFKLAIGT
- a CDS encoding DUF5615 family PIN-like protein, with protein sequence MKQKSLKFLVDVGVSIKVESWLINHGYDTKSVRDINPQMLDEEILKMAVSGKRMVITMDKDFGELVYNSGLPHAGVLLLRLEEAASEEKVKVIENILEKHSNNLLNKFCVFKDGKLRIRK